A genome region from Halorussus pelagicus includes the following:
- a CDS encoding ABC transporter permease — MSRWQYFAKRVLLSVPVLLFGASITFLVIRAGPLDPVSAILGPQGDPQAYNTIRSQLGLDQPLWQQYIDYMVNMFTLNLGESWVLQPDTSVYSLVVSYAPRTIWLGFWSVLIAIFIGVPLGFYAGLNPNTFSDYLASFGGIVWRAMPNFWLAVILMSVLSQSEKFLFGFDWETFLYSTNVTGPPPLGNLTSIEGFTKALKKIAPAAIVLGSASMGNEMRIGRTAVLETVNSNYIETAKAKGVRPRSLVWKHIFRNALIPLVPIITGEAFILIGGSVLVETVFDISGIGFLFFQAVKNGDMPLVGSLMFIFILLVVLINIVQDFLYTIIDPRVGYDGGA; from the coding sequence GTGAGCAGGTGGCAATACTTCGCAAAACGGGTACTGCTTTCGGTCCCGGTGTTGCTGTTCGGGGCCTCGATTACCTTCCTCGTGATTCGGGCGGGACCGCTCGACCCGGTGTCCGCGATTTTGGGACCACAGGGAGATCCGCAAGCGTATAACACGATTCGGAGCCAGCTCGGTCTCGACCAACCGCTGTGGCAACAGTACATCGACTACATGGTCAACATGTTCACCCTAAATCTGGGTGAATCGTGGGTGCTACAGCCCGACACCAGCGTCTACTCGCTGGTTGTGAGCTACGCTCCCCGGACCATCTGGCTGGGCTTCTGGTCGGTGCTCATCGCTATCTTCATCGGCGTCCCGCTCGGTTTCTACGCGGGACTGAATCCGAACACGTTCAGTGACTACTTGGCGTCGTTCGGTGGCATCGTCTGGCGCGCCATGCCGAACTTCTGGCTCGCCGTCATCCTGATGAGCGTCCTCTCCCAATCCGAGAAGTTCCTGTTCGGCTTCGACTGGGAGACGTTCCTCTACTCGACGAACGTCACCGGGCCGCCGCCGCTCGGCAACCTCACGTCCATCGAGGGATTCACCAAGGCGCTGAAGAAGATCGCTCCGGCCGCCATCGTCCTCGGATCGGCGTCGATGGGTAACGAGATGCGTATCGGTCGGACCGCAGTGCTGGAGACTGTCAACTCCAACTACATCGAGACCGCGAAAGCGAAGGGCGTCCGACCCCGTTCGCTGGTCTGGAAACACATTTTCCGGAACGCACTCATCCCGCTCGTGCCGATTATCACGGGTGAGGCGTTCATCCTCATCGGCGGGTCGGTGCTGGTGGAGACGGTCTTCGACATCAGCGGTATCGGCTTCCTGTTCTTCCAAGCGGTCAAGAACGGGGACATGCCGCTCGTCGGGTCGCTGATGTTCATCTTCATCCTGCTCGTCGTTCTGATCAACATCGTGCAAGACTTCCTGTACACTATAATCGACCCCCGTGTGGGGTACGACGGAGGTGCCTAA
- a CDS encoding ABC transporter permease yields MSVDHDPDASLVQRIKENPGPALGWFAGLVVLFALEAGAVVHFVTGFFGSGVELPTLLSRDLIPNNGYQMPGGAWKDTFLGIAPAYAWALRVVLIYAYAFLWLVWLWRGYVVFRENYRYADWTPRDDMVDRLRGHRWGQFGAVIVFAFVVMAMFAPALGPTTVERSISDPYSHHIEYYNDDGQLEKITVGSANLGARSQGTADSNVGPMQYDDYGRWHPFGTLPSGKDMFTFMAAGARISLFIGLTSIIVSGLIAAAFALLTAYYKGLVDLVVVIVGDSIMSLPRLLFVMLLSVVLGGTWIAEIYSGGLILALIFAGTGWPFLWRSVRGPAMQVSEQEWIDAAKSFGQRPSVTMRKHMAPYILGYLLVYSSMTLGGVIIAVAGLSFLGLGINPPTPEWGRAVDIGQSYVTTSSWHISFIPGVMIVLVVTAFNALGDGIRDAVDPQSESGEGDAEVAAAGGGGA; encoded by the coding sequence ATGAGTGTAGACCACGACCCAGACGCCTCTCTCGTTCAACGCATCAAGGAGAATCCCGGCCCAGCACTCGGCTGGTTCGCTGGTTTAGTAGTCCTGTTCGCGCTGGAAGCCGGAGCGGTCGTTCACTTCGTGACCGGGTTCTTCGGGTCCGGCGTCGAACTACCGACGCTTCTCAGTCGGGACCTCATCCCGAACAACGGCTACCAGATGCCGGGCGGCGCGTGGAAGGACACGTTCCTCGGTATCGCGCCCGCCTACGCGTGGGCGCTCCGTGTCGTCCTTATTTACGCCTACGCCTTCCTGTGGCTTGTCTGGCTCTGGCGTGGCTACGTCGTCTTCCGAGAGAACTACCGCTACGCCGATTGGACGCCGCGGGACGACATGGTTGACCGCCTTCGGGGACACCGTTGGGGTCAGTTCGGCGCGGTCATCGTCTTCGCGTTCGTCGTGATGGCGATGTTCGCGCCCGCGCTCGGTCCGACGACGGTCGAGCGGAGCATCTCGGACCCATACTCACACCACATCGAGTATTACAACGACGACGGCCAACTGGAGAAAATCACGGTCGGATCGGCGAACCTCGGAGCGCGCTCGCAGGGAACTGCCGACAGCAACGTCGGTCCGATGCAGTACGACGACTACGGTCGGTGGCACCCCTTCGGGACGTTACCGTCCGGAAAAGACATGTTTACCTTCATGGCCGCGGGAGCGAGGATATCGCTGTTCATCGGTCTCACGTCTATCATCGTGAGCGGACTCATCGCGGCGGCGTTCGCGCTGTTGACCGCCTACTACAAGGGGCTAGTAGACCTCGTGGTGGTGATCGTGGGTGACTCAATAATGTCCTTACCGAGATTGCTATTCGTCATGTTGCTATCGGTGGTGTTGGGCGGCACATGGATAGCCGAAATCTACAGCGGCGGACTCATCTTGGCGCTCATCTTCGCCGGGACCGGGTGGCCGTTCCTGTGGCGGTCCGTTCGCGGACCCGCGATGCAAGTGTCCGAGCAAGAGTGGATCGACGCCGCAAAGAGCTTCGGCCAGCGGCCGAGCGTCACCATGCGCAAACACATGGCACCGTACATCCTCGGCTATCTGCTGGTGTACTCCTCGATGACCCTCGGCGGCGTTATCATCGCCGTCGCGGGGCTATCCTTCCTCGGACTCGGCATCAACCCGCCGACGCCCGAGTGGGGCCGCGCGGTTGACATCGGCCAGTCGTACGTCACCACGTCATCGTGGCACATCTCGTTCATCCCCGGCGTGATGATCGTGCTGGTCGTGACCGCGTTCAACGCGCTCGGTGACGGCATCCGCGACGCGGTTGACCCGCAGAGCGAGAGCGGCGAAGGCGACGCTGAAGTCGCCGCGGCCGGTGGAGGTGGTGCCTGA
- a CDS encoding ABC transporter ATP-binding protein, which translates to MSQQESATARSEEEPLLSVDNLQTAFFTDKEVIRAVDGVSFDIHRGETVGIVGESGSGKSVTARSIMGLVDSPGRVLSGSSVEFDGEELTNKTEKQYRQLRGSDIAMVFQDPLTSLNPVYTVGNQIKEALRLHQDLRGAEATEEAIDLLEAVGIPDAARRVGEYPHEFSGGMRQRAVIAMALACDPELLICDEPTTALDVTIQAQILELLDELQEERDLAIMFITHDMGVIAEISDRVNVMYAGEIVESAPVEELYENPRHPYTQGLLQSIPGNQPDADRLSTIEGDVPTPNEAASYCRFEPRCPKAFEECTRVHPDSVEVNAESADHTAACLLYPEDVSEQEAVELHEQRESQREVSER; encoded by the coding sequence ATGTCACAGCAAGAATCCGCCACGGCCCGAAGCGAGGAGGAACCGCTCCTCTCGGTCGATAACCTTCAGACCGCCTTCTTCACGGACAAGGAGGTCATCCGGGCCGTCGATGGCGTGAGCTTCGACATCCACCGCGGCGAGACCGTCGGTATCGTCGGCGAGTCCGGGTCGGGCAAGAGTGTCACTGCTCGCTCGATTATGGGACTTGTGGACTCGCCCGGTCGCGTACTGAGCGGCAGTAGCGTCGAGTTCGACGGCGAGGAGCTGACGAACAAGACCGAGAAGCAGTACCGACAGCTCCGGGGCAGCGACATTGCGATGGTGTTCCAAGACCCGCTGACCTCGCTCAACCCGGTGTACACCGTCGGCAACCAGATCAAGGAGGCGCTTCGACTCCATCAGGACCTTCGCGGAGCGGAGGCGACCGAGGAGGCAATCGATCTGCTCGAAGCGGTCGGCATTCCCGACGCCGCCCGGCGAGTCGGGGAATACCCCCACGAGTTCTCGGGCGGGATGCGCCAGCGCGCGGTCATCGCAATGGCGCTTGCCTGCGACCCCGAGCTGCTCATCTGTGACGAGCCGACGACGGCGCTCGACGTGACGATTCAGGCCCAGATTCTCGAACTCCTCGACGAGCTACAGGAGGAGCGAGACCTCGCCATCATGTTCATTACCCACGACATGGGCGTCATCGCGGAGATTTCCGACCGCGTGAACGTGATGTATGCGGGCGAAATCGTCGAGAGCGCGCCGGTCGAGGAGCTGTACGAAAACCCGCGTCATCCCTACACGCAGGGGCTGCTTCAGTCGATTCCGGGCAATCAGCCCGACGCAGATCGGCTCTCGACCATCGAGGGCGACGTGCCGACGCCGAACGAAGCCGCGAGCTACTGTCGGTTCGAGCCGCGGTGTCCGAAGGCGTTCGAGGAGTGTACGCGCGTCCACCCCGATTCGGTCGAAGTCAACGCGGAGTCGGCGGACCACACCGCGGCCTGCCTGCTGTATCCCGAGGATGTCTCGGAGCAGGAGGCCGTCGAGTTACACGAACAGCGTGAGAGTCAGCGCGAGGTGAGCGAACGATGA
- a CDS encoding ABC transporter ATP-binding protein, with amino-acid sequence MSEQLQQESVSVATGETLVDINDLKTYYDDGGIVGSNPVKAVDGVDFEIKRGETLGLVGESGCGKTTLGRTLIQLEDSTSGEVLFDGTDVTELSGTELKNWRRNSQMVFQDPESSLNDRMTIGEIIREPLDVHDWNTPEERRERVRELLDVVGLQPQHYYRYPHQFSGGQRQRIGIARALALEPEFVVLDEPVSALDVSVQAQILNLLEDLQDEFGLTYLFIAHDLSVVRHICDRVAVMYLGNVMELGETEELFENPKNPYTHSLLSAIPEPDPTSDKERVTLRGTPPSPRDPPTGCPFTTRCPMKIRPEKYQDMDSDMWVAIEVFREVLRERSRADKSLTEQAKELLGMETRFSDIGEIKRELFGDLDVSSEVEQHIDEAAGHVEDNNEAKAREVLREEFGSVCDFEKPDNHVVSDTGRVSHCHRHKSEYTEPDEFVPYTER; translated from the coding sequence ATGAGCGAGCAACTTCAACAGGAATCGGTCAGCGTCGCCACGGGCGAGACGCTCGTGGACATCAACGACCTCAAGACCTACTACGACGACGGCGGCATCGTCGGTTCGAACCCCGTGAAAGCGGTCGATGGCGTCGATTTCGAGATTAAGCGCGGCGAGACGCTCGGGCTCGTCGGCGAGTCCGGCTGTGGCAAGACGACGCTCGGCCGGACGCTCATCCAGTTGGAGGACTCGACCTCCGGTGAGGTCCTGTTCGACGGAACGGACGTGACCGAACTCTCGGGCACGGAACTGAAAAACTGGCGGCGCAACAGCCAGATGGTGTTCCAAGACCCCGAGTCCAGCCTCAACGACCGGATGACCATTGGCGAGATTATCCGGGAGCCGCTGGACGTTCACGACTGGAACACGCCCGAGGAGCGCCGCGAGCGCGTGCGCGAACTCCTCGATGTGGTGGGGCTTCAGCCCCAACACTACTACCGCTATCCCCACCAGTTCTCCGGCGGTCAGCGCCAGCGCATCGGCATCGCGCGGGCCTTGGCGCTCGAACCCGAGTTCGTCGTCCTTGACGAGCCGGTGTCGGCGCTGGACGTGTCAGTGCAGGCCCAGATTCTCAACCTGCTGGAGGATTTGCAGGACGAGTTCGGCCTGACCTACCTGTTCATCGCCCACGACCTGAGCGTCGTCCGGCACATCTGCGACCGCGTGGCCGTGATGTATCTGGGCAACGTGATGGAACTGGGCGAGACCGAAGAGTTGTTCGAGAATCCGAAAAACCCCTACACCCACTCGCTGCTGTCGGCGATTCCGGAACCGGACCCCACGTCCGACAAGGAGCGCGTCACGCTCCGCGGGACGCCGCCGAGTCCGCGCGACCCGCCGACGGGATGTCCGTTCACGACTCGGTGTCCGATGAAGATTCGGCCCGAGAAGTACCAGGACATGGATTCCGACATGTGGGTCGCCATCGAGGTGTTCCGCGAAGTCCTGCGCGAACGGTCGCGCGCCGACAAGTCGCTGACCGAGCAGGCCAAGGAACTGCTCGGGATGGAGACTCGCTTCTCGGACATCGGCGAGATCAAGCGCGAACTGTTCGGCGACTTGGACGTTTCGAGCGAGGTCGAGCAGCATATCGACGAGGCGGCCGGACACGTCGAAGACAACAACGAGGCGAAGGCCCGAGAGGTGCTTCGAGAAGAGTTCGGAAGCGTCTGTGACTTCGAGAAGCCCGACAACCACGTCGTCAGCGACACCGGGCGCGTCAGTCACTGTCACCGCCACAAGTCCGAGTACACCGAACCCGACGAGTTCGTCCCCTACACCGAACGGTAG
- a CDS encoding DUF7555 family protein, with protein sequence MSPTPSQSANGRRARKAVDAVVYALAVAGVVFGLGVVVGLVIGGGLVTAKYVMFVLGLLLFGYATFQLRPEPPWDTTETEGGEIKVTKNEPSGRVVSERDETKFQAAVQRIPPLPWYSLPPNERLSVAFKLFLGSLATLAWSFVLETVFGVMG encoded by the coding sequence ATGTCCCCGACGCCCTCCCAGTCCGCGAACGGCCGACGCGCGCGGAAAGCCGTAGACGCGGTCGTCTACGCGCTCGCGGTCGCTGGCGTGGTGTTCGGTCTCGGGGTGGTCGTCGGTCTGGTGATCGGCGGCGGTCTCGTCACCGCCAAGTACGTGATGTTCGTCCTCGGTCTCCTACTCTTTGGCTACGCGACGTTTCAGCTCCGGCCAGAACCGCCGTGGGACACCACAGAGACAGAGGGCGGCGAGATCAAAGTGACAAAAAACGAGCCGAGCGGCCGGGTCGTCAGCGAGCGGGACGAAACGAAGTTTCAGGCCGCGGTCCAGCGGATTCCGCCGCTCCCGTGGTACTCGCTTCCGCCGAACGAGCGCCTTTCAGTTGCGTTTAAGCTGTTCCTCGGAAGTCTGGCGACGCTGGCGTGGTCGTTCGTGCTGGAGACGGTGTTCGGCGTCATGGGGTAG
- a CDS encoding DUF7529 family protein yields the protein MPETGDGEGPDYAEQIAANADVQKGAWQRTIEDMRAMEEELEADGWNVVAIAAGHTAPTNPDAGASDRWGFVHVIPGNDAEAFKEVVETGTFPKYRVFRNEMQGRIFMVTQLLDPESETAILLAGNFEIRHAPGLVKNALKEDEMYTHVQTLDKTHLGSFRHDDMTKFFPEPQKYAGYDVPFDGVLDDEDAANEE from the coding sequence ATGCCAGAGACTGGGGACGGGGAAGGTCCCGACTACGCCGAGCAGATCGCCGCGAACGCGGATGTCCAGAAGGGCGCGTGGCAGCGCACCATCGAGGACATGCGGGCGATGGAGGAGGAACTCGAAGCCGACGGCTGGAACGTCGTCGCCATCGCCGCGGGCCACACCGCGCCGACGAACCCCGACGCCGGGGCGAGCGACCGCTGGGGATTCGTCCACGTCATTCCGGGCAACGATGCCGAGGCGTTCAAGGAGGTCGTCGAGACCGGCACGTTCCCGAAATACCGCGTGTTCCGCAACGAGATGCAGGGTCGCATCTTCATGGTGACCCAACTGCTCGACCCCGAGTCGGAGACGGCCATCCTGCTCGCGGGCAACTTCGAGATTCGCCACGCGCCCGGACTGGTCAAGAACGCGCTGAAAGAAGACGAGATGTACACTCACGTCCAGACGCTGGACAAGACGCATCTCGGGTCGTTCCGTCACGACGACATGACGAAGTTCTTCCCCGAACCGCAAAAGTACGCGGGCTACGACGTGCCGTTCGACGGCGTGCTGGACGACGAGGACGCCGCGAACGAGGAGTAA
- a CDS encoding GrpB family protein — translation MDETPITICDYDPTWAETFKTERGRLETFLDAHTSRIEHIGSTAVEGLGAKPVIDTVAVVTDLPGIWGDLDKLATFYGYELSHIPTDWLFLQRTDDSGQLYNLHLIRESDDQWKDDLLFREYLRANPDVCDEYEAVKREAAESHSDDIDAYNAAKDEFCRSVLSRAKSDDSVTVPDE, via the coding sequence ATGGACGAGACCCCGATAACGATTTGCGACTACGACCCGACGTGGGCGGAGACGTTCAAGACCGAACGAGGGCGACTCGAAACGTTTCTCGACGCCCACACGTCCCGCATCGAACACATCGGAAGTACGGCCGTAGAAGGACTCGGTGCGAAACCGGTCATCGACACGGTGGCGGTCGTAACCGACCTACCGGGAATTTGGGGCGATCTCGACAAACTCGCCACGTTCTACGGATACGAACTGAGTCACATCCCTACAGACTGGCTATTTCTGCAACGCACCGACGATTCGGGACAACTGTACAATCTCCACCTGATTCGGGAGTCCGACGACCAGTGGAAAGACGACCTGTTGTTCAGGGAGTACCTGCGAGCGAACCCGGACGTGTGCGACGAGTACGAGGCTGTCAAGCGGGAGGCCGCCGAGTCTCACTCGGACGACATCGACGCCTACAACGCCGCGAAAGACGAGTTCTGTCGGTCCGTGCTGTCGCGGGCCAAGTCCGACGATTCGGTCACGGTTCCCGACGAGTGA
- a CDS encoding CBS domain-containing protein — MKVGEAMTPRSEVVTVDLPGTRDDVLEYLQERSFSSVPVVKNSDGTEDFRGLISRDDLIENPDEDQLAMLMREVPTTTQDTTIEEVAELMVSKGARRVPVVDGELEGIVTVTDVVRAIADGNADGDAAVGDIASRDVNTTYEEVPLTVAERELYYANLPYAVVLAEDGDMNGVLTEVDIIEVARVVEGEDDTGDSIADEDDDWKWESIKAVGKRYLPTRNVEIPAAPVREFMTDDVETVSGEKTAKQAAQMMLRHDIEQIPLVSGDRLTGIVRDVNLLEALQ; from the coding sequence ATGAAAGTCGGCGAAGCCATGACGCCACGCTCGGAAGTCGTCACCGTAGACCTTCCGGGCACCCGCGACGACGTGCTAGAGTACCTACAGGAACGCTCGTTCTCGTCCGTTCCGGTAGTCAAGAACAGCGACGGAACCGAGGACTTCCGCGGTCTCATCTCGCGGGACGACCTCATCGAGAACCCCGACGAGGACCAACTCGCCATGCTGATGCGCGAGGTCCCGACGACCACGCAGGACACGACCATCGAGGAAGTAGCCGAACTGATGGTTTCGAAGGGCGCGCGCCGCGTCCCGGTCGTTGACGGGGAGTTAGAGGGCATCGTCACCGTGACCGACGTGGTTCGGGCCATCGCTGACGGGAACGCCGACGGCGACGCCGCAGTCGGCGACATCGCCTCGCGCGACGTGAACACCACCTACGAGGAGGTGCCCCTGACCGTCGCCGAGCGCGAACTCTACTACGCGAACCTGCCCTACGCCGTCGTCCTCGCCGAGGACGGCGACATGAACGGCGTCCTGACCGAGGTGGACATCATCGAAGTCGCCCGCGTGGTCGAGGGCGAGGACGACACCGGCGACTCCATCGCCGACGAGGACGACGACTGGAAGTGGGAGTCCATCAAGGCGGTCGGCAAGCGCTACCTGCCGACCCGAAACGTCGAGATTCCGGCCGCACCGGTCCGCGAGTTCATGACCGACGACGTGGAGACCGTCTCGGGCGAGAAGACCGCCAAACAGGCCGCACAGATGATGCTCCGTCACGACATCGAGCAGATTCCGCTCGTGAGTGGCGACCGACTCACGGGCATCGTCCGGGACGTGAATCTGCTGGAGGCCTTACAGTGA
- the glyS gene encoding glycine--tRNA ligase, whose product MSRSDLVELAKRRGYFFQSSGAYGGVSGFYTYGPQGATLKQNVENTWRERFQVREGHREIDAPTVMPEPVFEASGHLDTFDDMLVECPECGESHRADHLVEDNTDIEEAESISIPDIEDLIADHELQCPNCGEELGGVSVEQFNLMFETNIGPGDSSPGYLRPETAQGIFVEFPQLAEYARNQLPFGITQVGKAYRNEISPRKSIVRVREFTQAELEHFIDPTEHEPDLDRVADVELKLYPADEQEKEDGGYVHKTVAEAVEEGIVHEWVAYYLGVGKQWYESIGVDMDRFRFRQHLAGERAHYAADCWDAESEVDGDWIEITGYAYRSDYDLSKHDDYSDDDFTIFKQYDEPKVVERATVDPDMSYLGPEFGGEAGDVAEQLETLAERDRAAFEGDEVTVEVGGEEHAIPTEKTGFSVEEVKESGEHITPHVVEPSIGIDRVIYTVLAHAYGEDEIEGETRKRLSLEPEVAPTFVGVFPLMDKDGMGETAREITDDLRAEGFDVTYDDSGNIGRRYRRQDEVGTPFCVTVDYESLEDREAQRASDRASGDEPRAGTVTLRERDSTEQVRVPVADLPDLLADLREGETTFGELDASAPEQ is encoded by the coding sequence GTGAGCCGAAGCGACCTCGTGGAACTGGCCAAGCGCCGAGGCTACTTCTTCCAGTCGTCGGGCGCGTACGGCGGCGTCTCGGGGTTCTACACCTACGGCCCGCAGGGCGCGACGCTCAAGCAGAACGTCGAGAATACGTGGCGCGAGCGGTTTCAGGTCCGTGAGGGCCACCGCGAAATCGACGCGCCGACCGTGATGCCCGAACCCGTCTTCGAGGCGTCGGGCCACCTCGACACCTTCGACGACATGCTCGTGGAGTGTCCCGAATGCGGCGAGAGCCATCGTGCCGACCACCTCGTGGAGGACAACACCGACATCGAGGAGGCCGAAAGCATCTCGATTCCGGACATCGAGGACCTCATCGCCGACCACGAGTTGCAGTGTCCCAACTGCGGCGAGGAACTGGGCGGCGTTTCCGTCGAGCAGTTCAACCTCATGTTCGAGACCAACATCGGACCGGGTGACTCCTCGCCGGGGTATCTCCGGCCAGAGACCGCGCAGGGTATCTTCGTGGAGTTTCCGCAACTCGCGGAGTACGCGCGCAACCAACTTCCGTTCGGCATCACCCAAGTCGGCAAGGCCTACCGCAACGAGATTAGCCCTCGGAAGTCCATCGTCCGAGTTCGAGAGTTCACGCAGGCCGAACTGGAACACTTCATCGACCCGACGGAACATGAACCCGACCTCGACCGAGTGGCCGACGTGGAACTCAAACTCTACCCGGCCGACGAGCAGGAAAAAGAGGACGGCGGCTACGTCCACAAGACCGTCGCGGAGGCGGTCGAGGAGGGCATCGTCCACGAGTGGGTCGCCTACTACCTCGGCGTCGGCAAGCAGTGGTACGAGTCCATCGGCGTGGACATGGACCGGTTCCGATTCCGCCAGCATCTCGCGGGCGAGCGCGCCCACTACGCGGCGGACTGCTGGGACGCCGAGAGCGAAGTCGATGGCGACTGGATAGAGATTACGGGCTACGCCTACCGAAGCGACTACGACCTGAGCAAGCACGACGACTACTCCGACGACGACTTCACCATCTTCAAGCAGTACGACGAGCCGAAGGTCGTCGAGCGCGCGACGGTGGACCCCGACATGAGCTATCTCGGGCCGGAGTTCGGCGGCGAGGCCGGAGACGTGGCCGAGCAACTCGAAACGCTGGCCGAGCGCGACCGCGCCGCCTTCGAGGGCGACGAGGTAACCGTCGAGGTCGGCGGCGAGGAACACGCGATTCCGACCGAAAAGACCGGCTTCAGCGTCGAGGAGGTCAAGGAGTCGGGCGAACACATCACGCCCCACGTCGTGGAACCGTCCATCGGTATCGACCGAGTCATCTACACCGTCCTCGCTCACGCCTACGGCGAGGACGAAATCGAAGGCGAGACCCGCAAGCGCCTCTCGCTCGAACCCGAAGTCGCGCCCACGTTCGTCGGCGTCTTCCCGCTGATGGACAAAGACGGCATGGGCGAGACCGCCCGCGAAATCACCGACGACCTCCGGGCGGAAGGCTTCGACGTGACCTACGACGACTCGGGCAACATCGGTCGGCGCTACCGGCGACAGGACGAGGTCGGCACGCCGTTCTGCGTCACGGTGGACTACGAGAGTTTGGAGGACCGCGAGGCGCAACGCGCCTCGGACCGCGCGAGCGGCGATGAGCCGCGAGCAGGCACCGTGACCCTCCGAGAGCGCGACTCGACCGAGCAGGTCCGAGTTCCCGTCGCGGACCTGCCGGACCTCCTCGCGGACCTCCGCGAGGGCGAGACCACCTTCGGGGAACTGGACGCCTCCGCTCCCGAACAGTAA
- a CDS encoding dolichol kinase has protein sequence MSLHSEVKRRLVHVSGTGYPALYLLGLASYEQLGLLLVASSVGALVLEVIRLFVGLDWRIFDELTREYEQENLAGYALYIFGMTVAALAFGPRVAIPAMLMLTIADPISGLAGSGELGVKETHTLLLTFGVCLLITSLSGLPLVAAVLGALAATLADGMKPIVAGYVIDDNITIPVVSAVVMYLALRYLPTVGF, from the coding sequence GTGTCGCTACACAGCGAGGTCAAGCGCCGACTCGTCCACGTCTCGGGGACCGGGTATCCGGCGCTGTACCTGCTCGGCCTTGCGAGCTACGAGCAGTTGGGACTCCTGCTCGTGGCGAGTTCGGTCGGCGCGCTCGTGCTGGAGGTGATTCGGCTATTCGTCGGTCTCGACTGGCGAATTTTTGACGAACTCACCCGCGAGTACGAGCAGGAGAACCTCGCTGGCTACGCGCTCTACATCTTCGGGATGACCGTGGCCGCGCTCGCGTTCGGGCCGCGCGTCGCCATCCCCGCAATGTTGATGCTCACCATCGCGGACCCTATCAGCGGACTCGCGGGGTCCGGCGAGTTAGGTGTGAAAGAAACCCACACCCTCCTGCTCACGTTCGGCGTCTGTCTGCTCATCACGAGTCTGTCGGGCCTGCCGCTGGTCGCGGCGGTTCTCGGCGCGCTGGCCGCGACGCTGGCCGACGGGATGAAGCCCATCGTCGCGGGCTACGTCATCGACGACAATATCACGATTCCGGTCGTCTCGGCGGTCGTGATGTATCTGGCGTTGCGCTATCTGCCGACAGTGGGGTTCTGA